The genomic region CTGATGTACTAGAAATGCATTTCGCCATTTCCATTGTACACCTGGACTTAAACATTGTGGATCTGAGATGGAACTCACAGTGAAGAGGACAAAGAAGCGCTGGTTGTTCTCTCCGACACAGTTGTTTACCCATGGACAGTGGTGATCCATCTTACGGATGCAGCGCTTGCAAATACTACAGGAGAAGGAAACAAAACCATggtcattaggcaccaaactgaAGAAAATTGACTGAAACTGACATGGACTACTTGGACTGCTCCAATATGAAATGTTCCTTTTTGTTTTCCCATTGCAAAAGTTTTACTACGGTGTggactaatgaacaggacccagcaTATTGGCCTAAATAGGGAATTTTGCCTAGTTACTCGACCAGGAAAAAAACCTGGCCCTAGACACCATAAAGCATAATACACAAAGCACACAACACATTTCTTTCTCACCTGCAGTGGTGGGCTCTCTCAGGTTTGATGCTGCAGCATTTGGGACACTTATAGATGACTTCTCCTGGTTTCAGCTTCAGGCTCTCCATGTATTTCTTGGTGGCGTTGCCTTTGGGCACAGCTCCCTAAAAACAGACAAGGATGGACAGAATGGACACAGGCAGACTGATATGTTTGGACAGACTCATTCAAAACCTCAAGGAAACTCCTCGTAAGTCAGTTCTCTCATTGCTAATAGGACAACACGCATGGTTCCTATAATGTGCCCATGGGCATCAGAGTGCTCTCATATGACATTCGTTCTGACTGCTTATTTTACTGCTCGCATGGCCCGTCTTGCCCTCCATTCAAAGTCACTCCCTTTTTCAAGTCACCCAACATTACAATGCATCCTCGCTTCTTTGTTACGGTGGGCCCTAATGAGCACGGCCCTGCAGTGGTCAGTTCACTCACTGGGTCGGTGAGCATGGTGCGCAGGTGCGAGCTGAGTGCCAGCACGGCCAGGCAGTTGAAGACCACGCCGTTGACCACAGCGTACCAGAAGCTCTTGGAGGGCAGCAGCATGACAAAGGTGACCACAAAGTCGGCGTAGAGCACCAGGAACCAGGTGATGAAGGCACAGACCATGCCACAGCCGTCCTGGATGAACCACACCCGTTCCGCCTCCCCTACTGCGGAACCCGCTGCAGCCTCCTCCCTGTCCAGCAGGGGGTGCTGTTGCTCTACATCTCGCAGCCGATGACCTGAAGACATGCTGCCctgcagggagagacagaaaatGGGAATATGAAAGCAcagaaatattttttttgtatttgttcAAATAAAACACTTTGGTCTAATTGTGGACATAGGCTATTAAGCCCTACTTCGTGCCCATTGACTAATGTACTCACTTTTTGTTAGTGTCCTTTAGAGTGCCATTGTGTCCAATCTTCAGCACTACTGATGAGAGCATTCAGGGCCTGACTTCTCAGGCCACATAGTTGAAAGTGAAACAGCCTTGCTGtaacaggggtgtattcattacagaaACCATTTACAGTTTAATAATCAAAAGGTAGCAAACAGAGAAAATGGATCAAAAGGGCGAGTGCCctacctggggtgtattcattacagaaACTGTTGACCGTTTAAGGAACCATACGGAAACAAATAGCAAAaatagagtttctattggacacatTCAGGTAGGTCCCGCCCAGTTTCGGTTGCTTCTGTTTaagcggaatgaatacacccctgaatttgtccaatataaaATATCGATTGCGTTTCCATTTGTAATCATTTCTCCAAACAATTGCAAAACTAGCGTTTCTGTTAGACACATTCAGGTAGGTACCAGCCTGTTTGCGGAACCTGTCCAATAGAAACGGACATTTTGGTTCGATTGGCAACTCTTTTGTGTAATGATTACGGTGACAGTTCAACAATCCATATCTATAAAATCAGAGGTCAACATCTGATCCAGTAACAAATGTTGTGTGCACAGCAGATGGAATACGATTTGCACATCACTTTTAAAACAAAGACCTTTGAGAATATGGCATTGTGCAGCTTGCAAGCTAACGAGGTCGTAAACACATACAAAGACAGCTAGCTATTAGCATGTCTAGCCCTCCGTGGTGGTTGATGTTAATAGGTTGTGCAGTAGCAAAGTTCATTCAACTACTTACTAAACAAACGACTGACATCCGACAGTAGTAAGCGTGTGGTGTCGTCAAACTTCTCTTTGACTGATAAACGTtagctagataacgttagctggctagaaGTGCTAACATTTACACCTGTCTAACATTAGTGAGCAGCTGTAGGTATTTGCGCTAGCATTATTAACGTTAAATATTAAGTGACTAAATTCTTACCCTCAGACAGTTTACAAGTTTCCTTCTGATGGAATAAGGCTTCGACTTCATTCATGACAGAGCCCCACTCAAGGCAAGTAGCTAGGCTAACGCTAGCTACACAACAATGTTTGGGAAATGCATTTCCGGTATGGTAGAATATTTTGAGAACTGTCCAATTTTGTTATGATCAGATTTGTAtacgttttaaaatgttttaatcaTTTAGCTACTGATTTACTTTATTAAATCAGAAGTTTTTTTGCAACAGGCAAACATAAACCTACCTGTGTACTGTAGGGTTTAGCCACTGGGCCCCTCCCATATTTATGTTACCTATGTTACTGCAGGCAGTACTAAATAAGGTGCCATACAATCTTGAATAAAGAACATTTGTCATTTTGGAGGATCATTCCTGTAATAATGTGAGAATGTATAAAGCAACACATTTTGAAACAGGTCTTGAAAAAGTTGGAacatatattcacataatttaaTTACAACATGTAATTACAACAATTCAATCATTCCTTGGTTATGGAAACCTAGTTCTAAAAACACGAAGTGATGATATTGTGTGGAAAATTCAGTTTTAGGCcaataccctgactctgtgtatGTATTTTTCTTGTCAGTAGGCCCGTTATCCCCATTATTGGGGCggcacggtagcctagtggttagagcggtggactagtaaccggaaggttgctagttcaaaccccgagctgacaaggtacaaatctgtcattctgcccctgaaccggcagttaacccactgttcccaggccgtcattgaaaataagaatttgttcttaactgacttgcctggttaaataaaggtaaaaaaaaaaaaatcactaaaTCTGATGGTGTGTCGAAACTTGCTTGCGATCTGCTTTTGTTCGGTCAGGGACATTGGTATAGCATACATTTTTCACTGCCTGTAATTATTATCTTACATGATGTGTGCTCTGGCAGTGAGTTAGCTCGAAGGACAATATTAATGTACTAACGCCAAGACTAATGCACAACATGTATTGTAGCCTAATTTTCTTataaattgttaaacaaatatgTGGCATTTCCTGTCTGAAATGTGCTAATTATTGTTTTCCCAAATTAGTGTCATCCCAAACTAATGCAATATGGTGTAATTACAGACCACAATTCAGGGCATTTCTTGATGTGGTCGTCCCTTGGTATTAGGAAACACCCATTGGTGCTTTCCATTGGTCAGTTCCGGTGTTTTGAGGGTGATGGTTTCTCAACACTGATGATTTTTGTACATcaaaggt from Oncorhynchus masou masou isolate Uvic2021 chromosome 22, UVic_Omas_1.1, whole genome shotgun sequence harbors:
- the LOC135509593 gene encoding palmitoyltransferase ZDHHC7-like isoform X3, whose translation is MSSGHRLRDVEQQHPLLDREEAAAGSAVGEAERVWFIQDGCGMVCAFITWFLVLYADFVVTFVMLLPSKSFWYAVVNGVVFNCLAVLALSSHLRTMLTDPGAVPKGNATKKYMESLKLKPGEVIYKCPKCCSIKPERAHHCSICKRCIRKMDHHCPWVNNCVGENNQRFFVLFTMYIAMISTHALTLSGYQFVTCVKVQWSECSDFSPPVTAMLMIFLCLEGLLFLSFTAIMFGTQVHSICNDETVRRLTVYAT
- the LOC135509593 gene encoding palmitoyltransferase ZDHHC7-like isoform X1; protein product: MSSGHRLRDVEQQHPLLDREEAAAGSAVGEAERVWFIQDGCGMVCAFITWFLVLYADFVVTFVMLLPSKSFWYAVVNGVVFNCLAVLALSSHLRTMLTDPGAVPKGNATKKYMESLKLKPGEVIYKCPKCCSIKPERAHHCSICKRCIRKMDHHCPWVNNCVGENNQRFFVLFTMYIAMISTHALTLSGYQFVTCVKVQWSECSDFSPPVTAMLMIFLCLEGLLFLSFTAIMFGTQVHSICNDETVHSICNKTEIERLKNEKPTWERQVRWEGMRSVFGGQPSLLWINPFAGLRLRRLLTTSSRKAGAEFSV
- the LOC135509593 gene encoding palmitoyltransferase ZDHHC7-like isoform X2 produces the protein MSSGHRLRDVEQQHPLLDREEAAAGSAVGEAERVWFIQDGCGMVCAFITWFLVLYADFVVTFVMLLPSKSFWYAVVNGVVFNCLAVLALSSHLRTMLTDPGAVPKGNATKKYMESLKLKPGEVIYKCPKCCSIKPERAHHCSICKRCIRKMDHHCPWVNNCVGENNQRFFVLFTMYIAMISTHALTLSGYQFVTCVKVQWSECSDFSPPVTAMLMIFLCLEGLLFLSFTAIMFGTQVHSICNDETEIERLKNEKPTWERQVRWEGMRSVFGGQPSLLWINPFAGLRLRRLLTTSSRKAGAEFSV